A genomic window from Anthocerotibacter panamensis C109 includes:
- a CDS encoding exopolysaccharide biosynthesis polyprenyl glycosylphosphotransferase, with product MMDNQAPQFGPLADLPALDLRTPQWLGHCASLLPLLSCDALGLGITWSWAYQLNFLPAWSWVDQFVASMLACVLCFGLSGLYRCHDRTPRLLRIWAGLGVAFGGLLLLHFGWGLLPSLERKTFFTALALALVLLPGLRLLLSAILRPMWSYGLGRVPAYLVCSRERLTLLKPWLTKQEGRTLVGYEYSSGDAWLEVATRILRTGATEVILDNWPYADNLLFLWQNLCWKGVRLRVLQGDGVLWSQGAVPQFFQGQPILEFEPPALFQLRFGLKRALDILVAAVGLLLLLPLFAVVGLLILLSSPGPIFFTQMRVGVQGKLFKMYKFRSMYADAEKRRQELMGANEAKGPLFKIKNDPRITPLGRWLRRYSLDELPQLINVLAGEMSLVGPRPALPSEVAVYSPWDCQRLLVLPGITGLWQISGRSDIGFKDAVRCDLYYVQHWSLMLDLEILRRTLMVVLSKKGAY from the coding sequence ATGATGGATAATCAGGCTCCGCAGTTTGGTCCGCTAGCCGATTTACCGGCCTTAGACCTGCGTACCCCCCAATGGCTGGGGCACTGTGCCAGCCTGTTGCCGCTTCTCAGTTGTGACGCCCTGGGGCTGGGGATTACGTGGAGTTGGGCCTATCAGCTCAACTTTTTGCCAGCCTGGAGCTGGGTGGATCAGTTTGTCGCTTCGATGCTGGCCTGCGTCCTATGTTTTGGGCTGTCGGGCCTCTACCGCTGCCACGACCGTACCCCGCGCCTGCTGCGGATATGGGCGGGCTTGGGGGTTGCCTTCGGGGGGCTGTTGCTGCTCCATTTCGGCTGGGGGCTCCTGCCATCTCTTGAGCGCAAGACTTTTTTCACCGCGCTGGCGCTGGCATTGGTGCTCCTACCGGGGCTACGCCTTCTGCTGAGTGCTATCTTGCGCCCGATGTGGAGCTATGGGCTCGGGCGTGTCCCGGCCTATCTGGTGTGCAGTCGTGAACGCCTGACGCTCCTGAAGCCTTGGTTGACTAAGCAAGAGGGGCGTACCCTGGTGGGCTATGAATATTCGTCGGGGGATGCATGGCTGGAGGTCGCCACCCGTATCCTCCGTACCGGAGCCACCGAGGTCATCCTCGACAATTGGCCCTACGCGGATAACCTCCTGTTCCTCTGGCAAAATCTCTGCTGGAAGGGTGTGCGCTTGCGCGTTCTGCAAGGGGATGGAGTGCTGTGGTCTCAGGGTGCGGTCCCGCAGTTCTTCCAAGGGCAGCCGATTTTGGAGTTTGAGCCGCCTGCGCTATTTCAGCTACGCTTTGGGCTGAAGCGCGCCTTGGATATACTCGTGGCTGCTGTGGGTCTGTTGTTGTTGCTCCCCTTGTTCGCAGTTGTTGGCTTGTTGATCCTGTTGAGTTCGCCCGGTCCGATTTTCTTTACCCAAATGCGCGTCGGGGTCCAGGGCAAACTTTTCAAAATGTATAAGTTCCGCAGCATGTACGCCGATGCCGAAAAGCGCCGTCAAGAACTGATGGGGGCCAACGAGGCCAAGGGTCCGCTCTTCAAGATCAAAAATGACCCGCGCATAACTCCCCTTGGTCGCTGGTTGCGCCGCTACTCGCTCGATGAGTTACCCCAATTGATCAATGTTTTGGCTGGGGAGATGAGCTTGGTTGGCCCCCGTCCTGCGCTTCCTAGCGAAGTGGCTGTGTACAGTCCCTGGGATTGTCAACGTCTTTTGGTGTTACCGGGTATCACCGGCTTGTGGCAAATCTCAGGCCGCTCTGATATCGGTTTTAAGGACGCGGTGCGCTGCGACCTCTACTATGTCCAACATTGGTCCTTGATGCTGGATCTGGAAATTCTGCGGCGGACCTTGATGGTAGTGCTCTCTAAAAAAGGGGCTTATTAG
- a CDS encoding DUF1919 domain-containing protein: MTSTLAEVQRKVKTYLFKQISRQRLKKPTFTLISNNCWGAEVYQLLGLQYRTPFVGLFLHAPCYIELLKNLQSVLYSPLDFVSMSIYPKTNEQRKKNEHYYPIGRLKNNIEVHFLHYESKEEAQEKWYRRLQRTDLSHESLFIQFSERDLCTYELLEKFELLSFGNKICFTTQAYPHLSSSIEIDQYVGRAEVDDGLKLFRACHRYFDVVQWLNSGDGKPDFIGTTIGNLLT, from the coding sequence ATGACATCGACACTTGCAGAAGTCCAAAGAAAAGTAAAGACCTACCTCTTCAAGCAGATCAGTAGACAGCGCCTCAAAAAACCAACGTTTACCCTGATATCCAATAATTGTTGGGGTGCGGAGGTATACCAATTACTCGGACTACAGTACAGAACGCCTTTTGTTGGTCTTTTTTTACATGCTCCGTGCTATATCGAGCTGTTAAAAAATCTGCAAAGTGTGCTGTATTCACCTCTGGATTTTGTATCTATGTCTATCTATCCAAAAACCAATGAGCAGAGGAAAAAAAATGAGCACTATTATCCGATTGGCAGACTAAAAAACAATATTGAGGTCCACTTTCTCCACTACGAAAGTAAGGAGGAGGCTCAAGAAAAATGGTATCGCCGCCTGCAAAGAACTGACCTGTCTCATGAGTCCCTATTTATTCAATTCTCGGAGAGGGACTTGTGTACCTATGAGCTGTTGGAGAAATTTGAATTACTGAGCTTTGGCAATAAAATTTGTTTTACCACCCAAGCCTATCCTCACTTGTCCTCAAGTATTGAAATCGATCAATATGTGGGACGTGCTGAAGTGGATGACGGCTTAAAACTGTTTAGGGCTTGCCATCGATACTTCGATGTAGTCCAATGGCTAAATAGCGGAGATGGCAAACCAGATTTTATAGGTACTACGATCGGTAATTTACTCACCTAA
- a CDS encoding WecB/TagA/CpsF family glycosyltransferase — protein sequence MEIWVEMMNLPPEKLPTLDVLLLGRRITCITIPALLEAISNVCREGRKLLVSSYNVHSFNLSMQLPWFYDFLKSVDIAPCDGMGIMGAIRYMGVALPLDYRASTTLLMPRLLEQCNDQGTALFLLGAKPEESKVAVQRVKHAYPNLVVGGHHGYFSHKDKDQRAAVIRHINQFRPQILIVGMGSPLQEAFLHHYRHELDANVLMTAGAVIDRLAGMVPDCPERLQNMGLEWFYRLCREPKRLSLRYLLGNPAFALHVALAKNLVTPKDLLDIRPSALITSL from the coding sequence ATGGAAATTTGGGTCGAGATGATGAACCTTCCCCCTGAAAAGCTTCCTACCTTAGATGTCTTACTCCTGGGTAGACGGATAACGTGCATTACGATTCCAGCACTGCTTGAGGCCATCTCTAACGTCTGTCGTGAAGGCCGAAAACTCCTGGTTTCCTCCTATAACGTCCACAGTTTTAATCTTTCCATGCAGTTACCTTGGTTTTACGATTTCCTCAAAAGTGTAGATATTGCCCCTTGCGATGGTATGGGCATTATGGGCGCGATCCGCTACATGGGCGTAGCCTTGCCCCTTGACTACCGCGCCTCTACTACCCTCTTGATGCCCAGACTGTTGGAGCAGTGCAATGACCAAGGTACTGCTCTATTTTTGCTCGGTGCGAAACCAGAGGAATCAAAAGTTGCCGTGCAGCGGGTTAAACATGCCTACCCCAATCTTGTCGTAGGCGGTCATCATGGTTATTTCTCCCATAAAGATAAAGACCAAAGAGCGGCGGTCATCCGTCACATTAATCAGTTTCGGCCTCAGATCTTGATCGTGGGTATGGGTTCTCCGCTTCAGGAAGCCTTTCTACATCACTATCGCCATGAGCTTGATGCGAACGTCTTGATGACCGCAGGGGCTGTAATAGACCGACTGGCGGGGATGGTCCCGGACTGCCCGGAGCGGCTTCAAAATATGGGGCTGGAATGGTTCTATCGCCTCTGCCGGGAACCGAAACGGCTCTCGTTGCGCTACTTGCTGGGAAATCCTGCCTTTGCCCTCCATGTAGCCCTAGCGAAGAATTTAGTCACCCCCAAGGACCTGCTGGATATCCGTCCTTCTGCGTTAATCACCTCATTATGA
- a CDS encoding glycosyltransferase family 4 protein, producing MNILHALYQCRTGAGALQVVVDLARSARAQGYGVTVLGPTALEADAPEVERFFTGNKILDGWRLARYLYRKRCDIVHVHDRYCSLLVSLIPQAPPSVQTNQFAYRTHRRLTRFAQCVVGCSEAMDRHHAEFFGLPASRRTVIPNGVSFRQADLAQASLLHTRFQGWVRGRRLCLTVARLAYQKGHIFLLEAIARLPPTVRSGWCFVLAGEGELEPQLRAQAERLAIVDEILFLGHTTQVPEWLSLAEAFVLPSRYEGLPLALLEAMAAGLPCLGTAIDGIREVLVEGKNGLLCRPEDPEDLCHTLETLLANQPLRRRLGPQARADYERSYTLERTWQAYEALYRRLLLPTG from the coding sequence ATGAATATCCTCCACGCGCTTTATCAGTGTCGAACGGGTGCCGGAGCGCTACAGGTGGTCGTCGATCTAGCCCGCTCTGCCCGTGCTCAGGGCTATGGCGTCACGGTGTTGGGGCCAACGGCGCTAGAGGCTGATGCTCCAGAGGTAGAGCGATTTTTCACCGGGAATAAGATCCTGGACGGGTGGCGGCTCGCCCGCTACCTCTATCGCAAGCGCTGCGATATTGTTCATGTCCATGACCGCTACTGCTCCTTGCTGGTGAGCCTCATCCCCCAAGCCCCTCCCTCGGTGCAGACCAATCAATTTGCTTACCGCACCCACCGCCGCCTGACGCGTTTTGCGCAGTGTGTGGTGGGTTGTTCTGAGGCGATGGACCGCCACCACGCTGAATTTTTTGGGCTGCCTGCTTCACGGCGGACCGTGATTCCCAACGGGGTCAGCTTTCGACAGGCAGACTTGGCGCAGGCAAGCCTCCTCCACACCCGCTTCCAAGGATGGGTGCGCGGACGCCGGCTCTGTCTGACCGTAGCCCGTCTCGCCTACCAAAAGGGGCATATTTTCCTGCTGGAGGCGATAGCCCGTCTGCCTCCCACTGTGCGCTCGGGGTGGTGCTTTGTCCTGGCGGGAGAGGGTGAGCTCGAGCCCCAACTGCGGGCGCAGGCTGAACGTCTGGCTATTGTGGACGAGATTTTGTTTTTGGGCCACACCACACAGGTGCCGGAGTGGCTGTCCCTGGCGGAGGCATTTGTTTTGCCCTCGCGCTATGAAGGCTTGCCCTTGGCGCTGTTGGAGGCGATGGCGGCGGGTTTGCCCTGTCTTGGTACTGCCATTGACGGCATACGCGAAGTCCTGGTGGAGGGCAAGAACGGTCTACTTTGTCGCCCCGAGGACCCTGAGGACCTCTGTCACACCTTGGAGACTTTACTGGCGAATCAGCCCCTACGGCGGCGCTTAGGCCCCCAAGCACGGGCGGACTACGAACGCTCCTACACCCTAGAGCGCACATGGCAAGCCTATGAAGCCCTCTACCGGCGGCTACTCCTCCCTACCGGATGA
- a CDS encoding glycosyltransferase — protein MPKPPKFSVVIPAYNVAAYIAACLRSVFAQSDGDFEVLVVDDGSTDQTARVVLSFADPRLHLIQQRNGGLAAARNTGIRAAQGELVAFLDGDDCWHPDKLAAHRQALDQDPQASISYDWSVLINTQGEHTPFFLDQTRVTLTHERLIPKNYLGNGSTAVVRRLVLEQCGGFDEQLKRCVDQELWVRLAFRGHRFRLVPRVLTEYRVRPDSFTADTQRMLQGIEDFLDRISTYAPESVARLRPLTRACTHRWIARVAFVAGDYPSARCHGQQALASDFTVLWRDPRAALTLAAIALQALTPRPLFGRLLNIGQRLLKARLETRALSPLLLLLWTGHPVLAQAPAQSNFALSATSGGGYLLGTGDRVRVTVYGYDDLSGEQVVLGDGQINLPLIGAFKVEGITLEAARQELSERLTPYVNRPQVGLSVVSPRPLRVSVVGEVNQPGPQVLSLAPVNTAATPLLLTLSKALISAGGITPSADLAHVELHRHQPDGSVVVKTLNLWQNLSKQSDFVDPVLQDQDTIVVATLPQGSDQNLQLALRSTLAPDQIAVAVGGEVHRPGAVMIAPSRTALDALAAAGGPIDGADLSNITLLRQQDGRLQAQRLNLNSANDSTQNPVLRPGDSILVPRSGWQSFFDTTLGTVLRPFNSLAQILFFFTRL, from the coding sequence ATGCCCAAACCTCCTAAATTTAGTGTGGTTATCCCCGCCTACAACGTCGCTGCGTACATCGCTGCGTGCCTGAGATCCGTCTTCGCCCAATCGGATGGGGACTTTGAAGTGCTGGTCGTAGACGACGGCTCGACCGATCAAACCGCTCGAGTCGTCCTGAGTTTTGCAGACCCCCGCCTCCATCTCATCCAACAGCGCAATGGAGGGCTGGCAGCAGCCCGCAACACAGGCATCCGGGCGGCGCAAGGGGAGTTGGTAGCTTTTTTGGATGGGGATGACTGCTGGCATCCCGACAAACTCGCCGCCCACCGCCAAGCCCTCGACCAAGACCCGCAAGCTTCGATTAGCTACGACTGGTCCGTCTTAATCAACACTCAAGGCGAGCACACCCCGTTCTTCTTGGACCAAACCCGCGTCACACTGACCCATGAGCGCCTTATTCCCAAGAATTATTTAGGCAATGGGAGTACTGCTGTAGTGCGGCGGCTGGTCTTAGAACAGTGCGGGGGCTTTGATGAGCAGCTCAAGCGCTGTGTCGATCAGGAGTTGTGGGTGCGGCTGGCCTTTCGCGGCCATCGCTTCCGGCTGGTGCCCCGCGTGCTGACGGAGTACCGAGTCCGCCCGGATAGTTTTACTGCCGATACCCAACGCATGTTGCAAGGAATCGAAGATTTTCTAGACCGGATCAGCACCTATGCCCCTGAGAGCGTGGCACGTCTGCGCCCCTTGACCCGCGCTTGCACCCATCGCTGGATCGCGCGCGTCGCTTTTGTGGCGGGGGATTATCCAAGCGCGCGCTGTCATGGACAACAGGCGCTAGCAAGTGATTTCACCGTCCTCTGGCGCGACCCACGAGCCGCCCTCACGCTAGCGGCCATAGCCCTGCAAGCGCTCACGCCACGTCCGCTCTTTGGCCGCTTATTAAATATAGGCCAACGTTTGCTCAAAGCCCGCTTGGAGACGCGTGCTCTTAGCCCGTTGCTGCTGCTGCTCTGGACGGGTCATCCGGTCCTCGCGCAGGCACCCGCCCAATCTAACTTTGCCCTGTCCGCTACCTCGGGGGGGGGATATTTATTGGGGACGGGGGACCGCGTCCGGGTCACCGTCTATGGCTATGACGACCTATCGGGCGAACAAGTGGTCCTCGGGGATGGGCAGATCAATCTGCCGCTGATCGGAGCCTTCAAAGTGGAGGGCATAACCCTGGAAGCAGCCCGTCAGGAACTCTCAGAACGGCTCACGCCCTACGTCAACCGCCCCCAAGTCGGACTCTCGGTCGTCAGCCCCCGCCCCTTGCGCGTCAGTGTCGTCGGGGAGGTCAATCAGCCCGGTCCACAGGTGCTCTCACTGGCTCCGGTCAACACTGCTGCTACCCCGTTGCTGTTGACCTTGAGCAAAGCCCTGATCAGTGCGGGCGGGATCACCCCTTCTGCCGATCTTGCCCATGTCGAACTGCACCGCCATCAACCGGATGGCTCGGTTGTGGTCAAGACGCTCAACTTGTGGCAAAACTTGAGCAAACAGTCCGACTTTGTGGACCCGGTTCTCCAAGACCAGGACACCATTGTGGTCGCGACACTCCCGCAGGGCAGCGACCAAAACCTCCAACTCGCGCTGCGCTCGACCTTGGCTCCCGACCAGATCGCAGTGGCGGTGGGCGGGGAGGTCCACAGACCGGGGGCGGTCATGATTGCGCCTAGCCGCACGGCCCTCGATGCCCTAGCCGCAGCGGGAGGGCCTATTGACGGGGCAGACCTGAGTAATATCACGCTACTTAGGCAACAAGACGGACGCCTGCAAGCCCAACGGCTCAACCTCAATTCCGCCAATGATAGTACCCAAAATCCAGTCCTCCGGCCCGGAGACAGTATTTTGGTGCCGCGCTCTGGCTGGCAGAGTTTCTTTGATACCACCTTGGGGACTGTGTTACGTCCGTTTAACAGTCTGGCGCAGATTCTCTTTTTCTTTACGCGGCTTTAA
- a CDS encoding GumC family protein, whose protein sequence is MLNLYVPERRSFGERVLLLLNRERKVLLGAFTILLGSSVLAISLLPNTYEAHSKILIESPRTTEELTRGTQVGLSLLQSIGERVNPINTQVELMGSYPLYQKALARLKVSEEEAPYEKLEVKPVLGTDLIEVDYRSGSPALAAKVAASVVTVYTAENLKGNREKVTEARKLLEKQLPGLLTTMRAAQDRLERFQKANRYLGSALESESLTRELNELESKVSAARSEVAFTERKRAALSAQFPAPLSQAINSAGLSQEPGYQELQTQLLQAEGKLAELQSNFGPQNPQVLNAIQRRDQLKTLLKGRVVGILGAKAERFTTALDPLRQRLAEQWFTQEAEHTAQIARLSELTKAQQKLQERARQLPQLNKQQTQLQMTAENAQKEYETFRENYTNSRLAEQLRLSNVRVIEPALVPTEPDAPNRKLLFALALVGSGGIALFLTWLHTRRSDTLEGLIELQDALPIPVLSVVPQLGDGRLVGRERREGDPLIGSYDLLQAHLRMLPREVQTLAVCSWGQDEGCSSVAANLAWLEIQAGRRVLLIDAGGSVPGQMEFWQFNRSVKTSAARFGADTPWQGLLGEVLPGLDILPCGNLHAYKDWLVLLARAREHYDVILLDCPPVSYGPKATLLASLSDGVLWVTCPERLGRRGAQTAAEHLRTWGTRLLGQVVLGSKNPSLPELDPAPALTEAPPPSLPGTLRGENS, encoded by the coding sequence ATGCTAAATCTCTATGTTCCAGAGCGCCGCTCCTTTGGAGAACGGGTCCTGCTGCTCCTCAACCGGGAGCGCAAGGTACTGTTGGGCGCGTTCACGATTCTGCTGGGCTCGTCGGTGCTTGCGATCTCGCTTCTGCCCAATACCTATGAGGCGCACTCCAAAATCTTGATCGAGTCCCCGCGCACCACCGAAGAACTGACGCGCGGTACGCAGGTCGGGCTTTCGCTGTTGCAGTCCATCGGCGAACGGGTCAACCCAATCAATACCCAAGTCGAGCTGATGGGCTCCTATCCGCTGTACCAAAAAGCCCTCGCCCGACTCAAGGTCTCCGAAGAAGAAGCGCCCTACGAGAAATTAGAGGTCAAACCTGTCCTAGGCACAGACTTGATCGAGGTGGATTACCGCAGTGGCTCCCCGGCGCTAGCAGCCAAAGTCGCAGCTTCTGTCGTCACGGTCTACACCGCAGAGAACCTGAAGGGGAATCGCGAGAAAGTGACCGAAGCGCGCAAGCTACTGGAAAAACAGCTCCCCGGACTCCTGACGACGATGCGTGCGGCCCAAGACCGGCTCGAACGCTTCCAAAAAGCCAATCGCTACCTAGGCAGTGCGCTCGAATCAGAATCGCTGACGCGTGAGCTCAACGAATTAGAGAGCAAAGTCAGCGCCGCACGCTCCGAAGTCGCCTTTACCGAGCGCAAACGGGCTGCTCTGAGTGCACAGTTCCCTGCCCCGCTCTCCCAGGCTATCAATAGCGCGGGCCTCAGCCAGGAGCCCGGATATCAGGAACTCCAGACCCAACTGCTGCAAGCGGAGGGCAAACTAGCCGAACTCCAGAGCAACTTCGGGCCTCAAAATCCTCAAGTCCTCAATGCTATCCAGCGGCGTGACCAGCTCAAAACCCTGCTCAAAGGGCGGGTCGTCGGTATCCTCGGTGCGAAAGCTGAACGCTTTACTACCGCGCTGGACCCCTTGCGCCAGCGGCTGGCGGAACAGTGGTTTACCCAGGAGGCTGAGCACACCGCTCAGATCGCCCGCCTCAGCGAACTGACCAAGGCGCAACAAAAACTCCAAGAGCGTGCCCGCCAATTACCCCAACTCAACAAGCAACAGACGCAGTTGCAGATGACCGCAGAAAACGCCCAGAAAGAGTACGAGACCTTCAGGGAGAACTATACCAACAGCCGTCTTGCCGAACAGTTACGCCTCAGCAACGTCCGGGTCATCGAGCCCGCCTTGGTCCCCACCGAGCCAGATGCACCAAATCGCAAGCTCTTATTTGCCCTGGCGCTGGTGGGCAGCGGGGGTATTGCTTTGTTCCTCACCTGGCTGCACACGCGGCGGTCTGATACGTTGGAGGGCTTGATCGAACTGCAAGATGCGTTACCCATCCCGGTGCTCTCGGTCGTCCCGCAGCTTGGGGATGGGCGGCTGGTTGGACGGGAACGGCGTGAAGGCGACCCGCTGATCGGCAGCTACGACCTGCTCCAGGCCCATCTGCGGATGCTCCCCCGCGAAGTCCAGACTCTGGCGGTCTGTAGTTGGGGGCAAGATGAGGGCTGCTCCTCCGTAGCAGCCAACTTAGCTTGGCTCGAGATCCAGGCGGGCCGCCGTGTCCTGCTCATCGATGCCGGGGGCAGTGTTCCTGGTCAGATGGAGTTTTGGCAGTTTAACCGCTCTGTAAAAACCTCAGCCGCACGCTTTGGGGCAGATACTCCGTGGCAGGGGCTTTTGGGTGAAGTGCTCCCCGGTCTAGATATTCTCCCCTGTGGCAATTTGCACGCCTACAAAGACTGGTTGGTTCTGCTGGCACGTGCCCGTGAGCACTACGACGTGATCCTCCTCGATTGCCCGCCTGTGAGCTATGGCCCCAAAGCAACCTTGCTTGCGTCGCTCTCAGATGGCGTACTGTGGGTCACCTGTCCAGAACGCCTAGGCCGCCGTGGTGCCCAGACTGCCGCCGAGCACCTGCGGACCTGGGGGACCCGCCTGTTGGGGCAGGTAGTCCTCGGGAGTAAAAATCCCTCGTTGCCCGAACTCGATCCTGCCCCGGCCCTGACCGAAGCTCCTCCTCCTTCGCTTCCTGGCACGCTGCGCGGAGAAAATTCATGA
- a CDS encoding O-antigen ligase family protein, with the protein MRQAMILPQSGLLPVGQTVFGLPPLDIPAERILFWSIVLVPLWWILGIQIVVFPLVGWYLFIRSLRRPYQVPLLLGWNFWWLYIGAWSLSLLVNLVSGGAELGRSITTLGSIFGVWALIVILWSAMRRLGIRYQVVIRAVCVLGLCQLLAVVVGESYLKLTGSLLQTDSLLVTLFPALPRGFLKAQLYYLDQVGWDLDRVPRLISFYYWSPIAGTMSAFICAAALSERNRLWQVLALLGGLTTAWYAAARVGQVALVLGVIVAVLLMGGLGRKILLAGILPVALGAPRIIQALVSYFFEYRSDSGKLRNLLYERTYEAFLDSPLLGYGTHGRDEVLVLPLGSHSQIYSTLYQTGVLGTVILVLAWVILSFTIGRLALQFPEVAPVFGAWVGLTIVMFSGELEAASVTVFVLGAWLGCAWNRVDELRTQPVGQPRLEAPLPWEWVDRRRPIDIAGTKFNA; encoded by the coding sequence ATGAGACAGGCTATGATCCTGCCCCAGAGCGGATTGCTCCCGGTGGGGCAGACGGTCTTTGGGCTTCCTCCCTTGGATATCCCCGCCGAGCGGATACTGTTTTGGAGCATCGTGCTGGTCCCGCTGTGGTGGATTTTGGGCATCCAGATCGTAGTCTTCCCGCTGGTCGGCTGGTATCTGTTTATCCGTAGTTTGCGCCGCCCCTATCAGGTTCCTTTGCTCTTGGGCTGGAATTTTTGGTGGCTCTATATCGGGGCTTGGTCGCTTTCTCTGTTGGTCAATTTGGTCAGCGGGGGCGCTGAACTCGGACGCAGTATCACTACGTTAGGTTCGATTTTTGGGGTCTGGGCGCTGATCGTGATCCTGTGGTCGGCAATGCGCCGTCTGGGTATCCGCTATCAGGTGGTCATCCGGGCGGTCTGTGTGCTCGGGCTGTGCCAATTGCTGGCGGTGGTCGTCGGGGAGTCCTACTTGAAACTGACGGGTTCTTTACTCCAGACCGATAGCCTGCTCGTCACGCTGTTCCCTGCGCTCCCGAGAGGCTTCTTAAAAGCCCAACTCTATTACCTGGATCAAGTCGGCTGGGACCTCGACCGGGTTCCGCGCCTCATATCGTTTTACTACTGGTCTCCTATTGCCGGGACCATGAGTGCCTTCATCTGCGCCGCCGCCTTGAGTGAGCGCAACCGGCTTTGGCAAGTGCTGGCTTTGTTGGGTGGGCTGACCACTGCTTGGTATGCAGCGGCTCGGGTCGGTCAAGTGGCGCTGGTCCTTGGCGTGATCGTTGCTGTATTGCTGATGGGGGGTCTGGGCCGAAAAATTTTGCTGGCGGGGATCCTGCCGGTGGCTCTAGGGGCACCCCGGATTATCCAGGCGCTAGTGAGCTACTTCTTTGAGTACCGCAGCGATTCAGGGAAGTTGCGTAATCTGCTCTATGAGCGGACCTATGAGGCTTTTCTGGACTCCCCGCTGTTGGGGTATGGCACCCATGGTCGGGATGAAGTGTTGGTGCTGCCTTTGGGTTCTCATTCTCAGATCTATTCGACGCTTTACCAAACTGGGGTGCTGGGCACGGTCATCCTGGTGCTGGCTTGGGTGATACTCTCCTTTACTATCGGGCGGCTGGCCTTGCAATTTCCCGAGGTTGCCCCGGTCTTTGGAGCCTGGGTGGGGCTGACTATAGTTATGTTTAGCGGGGAACTAGAAGCTGCGAGCGTGACGGTCTTTGTGCTGGGGGCTTGGTTGGGCTGTGCTTGGAATCGGGTGGATGAACTTCGTACCCAACCCGTGGGACAACCGCGCCTGGAGGCCCCACTCCCCTGGGAATGGGTAGACCGCAGACGTCCCATAGACATAGCGGGGACAAAATTCAATGCCTGA